The window TGGAGAATTTTGGTTCCGGAGTCCTGTTTCCCAGTGGCCAAAACGGGTCTTAGAGTCTTAGGATCCCAGAGTCTTACCTTCATTCCTTCTGCACTTCGTTATATATTTTGCTCTGCTTTCCAAATGTCCATTTAACCCCTTTTTTAGGGTTACGTAGTCTCCAAGGCAGATTGGTGCGATTTGGGGACCGTTAACCGAACTGTCAGTGTTTGTCAGTGATTGTGCCCTTGGTGGTCCACGTGTAAAGCTTGATTGTGCGACCCTTCAACGTGGGGTTGTGGTTGAGGATCTGGTCTGGCCGTGGGCGTTTCCTTTTTTGAGCCGGTTCCTTGGTCTGGTCTTGTCATACGTGTCTAACTGGCATTGGAGGTTGGATATGAGCCGTATCATAAGTCCCCCACTCCTTCGAGTCTTTTCGAAGAGTCGATGGGAGTAACATAAttctttttaaagtttttgaaaaaagtTGTTGGGGCTTGAAGCAAGGGTGTGACGTGGCACACGGCACATGAGGCTATATATTGGGGGGTTTCATAAGTCCCCCACTCCTTCGAGACTTTAGGAAGAGTCTATGGAGTAAGATATTCTCATCTAACGGTGGGGCCAGTTGTATTTTATCCCATGGAGGAGCTTCTCTTTTGTTTGTTGCCAGTTTTTGGAAAGTGTTTCGTCTTTATTGGCAACGGCGGCGGAGCTCACGATTTGGGTCTTGTCCGTAATAAATGTTAGCAccttttgcttttttatttgaaaGGGATCCTGTTCTGGAACGTTCATTGCTGTGGACTGTCTGCCATTGGATCTGGTGTTGTTGGTTTTGAGAAATGTATATATACGTGTTCCTTCTTCTGCGAGGGGATAACGTTTCGGTGAGTGAGAGTAGTGGCTCACTTTCTGATCATGGTGGTTTTGAGGGTTCCCATGGTCGTACATTGTCTCCGACCTTTGGGGTAGCGCGTCGAAGTCCTGGAGGTAAGAGGCTGGAGGTAGACGATTTCTTGGTTTGTGCTCATAGTAAGGGCCCAGGGACTTTTATTCTGTGTTGAGGGAGGAGGATTTGGAGAGGATCAGGTCGAAGTATCAAATCCCGGCCTTTTTTAAGTTGTCTCTGCCAGAGAGGAACGAGACGGAGATGTCCAGGAGGCCCGGGGCTTGTATTTTTTATGAGGACATGTTCGTTGAACTCATTCGCATGGCAGACGATTAACCCGAAACTACAAGGTTAAGATCTGTACTACTAACTCttcccaagaaaaaatatatcaaGTTGGCATAAGAAACAACAGGGGAATGGAAGTGGTCTAAAATCAAATCCAGCGGTCAGTGCAACCCTAAAAATAGCTTTCGATTTCAATTTCACGATAAGAGAGTCATTTGGGGGCAGGTTTCTAGTGTTTAGGTCACCCTAGGGAAGCAACCTAACCCCTGAAGTATCAGGTCGAGATGGGATGtagagcatagttatcaaggcgtcacctaggcgtccagatgccttggtcgcctagacGGGCTTTGATCAAGAATTTCGATTTTTGGGAAGTATCATGATCAGCCAATAAGAAGGGTTTCAATTTATTCAAATGAACAATTTGAAGACCTATTGATTCTAACAACTGATTGCAGAGTTGATCATTTGGACCTTTCGTTTCATGGATGTGGATCTTGGACCTATAAATGGGGATATTCCCAAAACTCACAAAGAAAAAGGTTAGTGACTTATATAAATCTTCTTAGTTGATAACCTCAGaccaatcaatcaaatattGGTTAATATGTAATCGATCAAAGACTACTTGAAAACGGCTCTTCTGCTCAGAAATGAAATGTTTCAAATGTTCCTGGAAATCTTTGCTCCCCCTGGTCACCTTCtaggccccctccaacaccttccCCTTTTCATTCTTGCTTCTTCATGTCCATTTATAGTGATCAGCTCATCCATGCTCCATTTATCTTTCAAGGTAATGTAGGTGCCATGAAGGTGTTGATACTACTCTGGGAGTGAATTGAGTGCAATATTAACTAGGAAGTCATCATCAAAGTTAATCTCTAACTCCCTTAGCTTGTTTCCTAAAGAAACAAGTCCCAGAAGGTGCTCCCTGGTACTACCATTCCCATCAAACTTTGCATTGGTCAGTTTGCTCATCAAGTCACCTGATTGAGCCTTCTTGGAAGACTCAAATTTAACTCTAATAGCTTCCAAAAATTCTATGGCAATATCTTTCACTGCGATGCTATCCTTCAAGGTCGGAGGGATAGCATGCTTGATGACCTTCAGACATTTTCTATTTGCAGCTTCCCACTTCTCAAGTTCTATTTTCTCTGCCTGAGTACTGTCAGGAGTGAGTGTTGTAGGCTTGGGCTCTCTTAAACAAAGATCTAGATCCCTAAGGCATAGATACACATCCAGATCCTCATACCAACTCGTATAATTTTCACCAGAAAGTTTCAAAATGTCCGATAAACCATGACCTAGAGACATCTACCATAGGGACATAACAGAATCATATATCTATCACACAGAATAGAATATAAAATACAGGGTATTTCAATACCACTAACTTGTGatgattgtataaactaatGTACCAACACCTAACCAAGAGTGTCAACCGGATCTCCATTCCTAACCTTTGGATTTTGAAATGCACTGGTCCACTCAATACTTTGCAATTACTTCGGGATAACACTAACCTTTGACAAAATTGTCACCTTTGGGTAGACAATAATTCCTAGATCAGTTTCTCCTTATAAGTGTGTGTGTATTTTATTTTGGTCTTGGATAGTGCTACCTTTGGGTGAGCACTACCGTCCTTTGCTGCTATAAACATGAACCTTGAGTTATTGGGTATTATAACAAAACCAGATtttaccactttggtggattccaCCTGACCCTATTAGAGTACCCAACCACTCATGATGTAGCTGTGGGATATTGGTATTCAAATTCAAACAATTTAATACATGAATTTTATCGCACACAATAATTCTATAAAATTCACTGTTATTCTGCATTGCATTGTGATATAATGTTTTATATAGTTGCCTATGGTCAATAGTTTAAACAAGGAATGCAGAAATCCACATTTAAAGAATTGCATAAACACTTTAAAAGCTCACTGTGGGTCCCAGTAGCCACATTTGGAGCAAGTGAGGCATATAGGCACGTAGGCCTCGCAAAATCAGACACAGCGAAAAAAACCCCACCTCAAAAAATGCTCCCACGCGCTCTCACGCCCAACTTGAATCCAGTGCGTGATATCACTCACAGGCTGGTCTGAATCGGTCTGGcccggttcggtccgattcGATCTGGTTCAGTCACTGTTCGGCCAAACTCAGGTCGGGTCGACCCAGTTGGATCGAGTCTGGCCATCCGGGTCGGGTTAAGATTGACCCACTTGGGTCGGTCTGGGTCTGACCTATTTGGGTAAGGGCTAGGACCGGACCACTTGGGCCAGGCTGGTCCTGACCCATTTGGGTTGGGCCTGATTTGACTCATCTGAGTTGGACCAAGTTGACCCAACCATCCACCGGGTTGACTCAGAAACCCTACCGAGTTGACCCAACGACGAATCGTCAACCGCCAGCGTAAGTAAccgtgtttttttattttttatttttataaaatgcTGCCGACACGTGAGATTCACGCACTTTTTTTGGCGACGCGTGCCAGCGCGTCGAGACGATTCCGATGAAAAGGCTTATACCCTCATGATCGTCTCGTCGTCCCCTACCACTCCATATAAAAATATTTGGATTTTGGTGGCCGGAGACCACCGGCAGTGGCCGGACAAGAACgattcaaaacccaaaagtttttttaaaaattaaatctgTTTCCAGATCTATGTaggttggctctgatgccacttgtgAGATTCAAAGCAGTACCTTGATCTCTAAACAGTGATCCTACATAGATATGGAAAACTAAcaaataaaggagaaatagattcatacctttttggttgaaacttgtaGTCGATCCCCAAGCTTGAACTTCTCCCCAAAAGCCTTCCACAGCCTTTCACCTTTCTCTCCCGTGAGTAGGAATAATAGAATAATCAGAATAACGGCTGTGGGGACCTTGGGTTGAATATATAGCATATTCCCTGACCCTAATCACATCCCCACAATGCGTTAGGTCAGTTATGCCCCTGACTAACTAGAGTGGGTTAATAACCTTATGGGCCCAATAAAAAATACTTGTGTTAATGAGACCCAAAACCCAACAGGCTGTTCAAGGGTAGGCACCCAATCCCTGTTCAGCTATGAATCACTAGAAGTCTTTGCAGATTCCTCAAAAAATTGCAACTGCCGTCTACGAGCAAGGCATTTCATTCTCGACCTAGGCGCATGCCACTCTAGAAGGGCTGGTAGACTATGTGAGGAGCTAGCTGGGGAACCGATACTAACAAGATCATGCGCACACATTTAAATGTCCGTAAAAAAGTCCTTAAATCTATAGGTGCAAATCTCTTAATTGCTAAAGAGATCTGCCGAGTGTCTTCAAGTTCCTCAATAATTATCGAGGACAGCTTAGGGGGAGAAGGAATCAAGGTCACATCTTTTGTTACCAGAACTATTCTTGAAGTAACCATAAGAGCTTGATTAGCAGCAGCCTGAGGAGAGCACTCTATGCTAGAAGGAGTGGGGGTATCCACAGTGGCAGAAGGAGAAGTTATCAAAGATGTATTGTCCATAGCCATGATGCCAAGAGCTGGGCCAGTAGTAACACTAGACTAGTCAGGCAGCCTCTAGTCCAAATAAAGCCTACAGGTAGTAGGCCCAATTTCAACTCGTGAGTTGGTCCATAATGAGTAAGATAAAACAGACCCAGAAAATGGAGGGACAAGAGGCCCATGAGTACGAGAATCAAAATTAAAAGACATACCTGGAGTTGGGCCCTTACAGACCCATCTGGTACCTCAGGCCCATTCGAAGTTGAAccaccaaaataaaatatagcTTGAACTGATTGACCTAGCAAACTGCTCCCCGTACATGTGGATGCAGACCCATCATTTTGTCCCTAGCTTGAATTAGCTCCACTGTCCTGAGGTTCCCCTGGTGGTGGCAACGTCTTCTTTGAAAGCTCCTATGAGAGCCGACGAAACCTCGAAATCCAACGAAGATCCTGGAAATTGACATCCTGGGTTGTGGAACGAACATTGAAATCCAATCCAAGGGGTAAATAGTGAATCACCAAAGCACAGAGAAAATTCCCCCAATAGAAAATTGTAGCAAAGGACCTATCCGCCTCCTTGAAATAACAAACATTAGAAATATCAGAAACCGAAATAGTAGGAACCAAGCTgtaaattctttgaaagtagAGTTCACATTTGATGATAATTGCTTTGGCTACCAGATGCATCTGGTAAT is drawn from Telopea speciosissima isolate NSW1024214 ecotype Mountain lineage chromosome 1, Tspe_v1, whole genome shotgun sequence and contains these coding sequences:
- the LOC122649284 gene encoding uncharacterized protein LOC122649284, which gives rise to MAMDNTSLITSPSATVDTPTPSSIECSPQAAANQALMVTSRIVLMSLGHGLSDILKLSGENYTSWYEDLDVYLCLRDLDLCLREPKPTTLTPDSTQAEKIELEKWEAANRKCLKVIKHAIPPTLKDSIAVKDIAIEFLEAIRVKFESSKKAQSGDLMSKLTNAKFDGNGSTREHLLGLVSLGNKLRELEINFDDDFLVNIALNSLPE